The DNA sequence CATTCATAAGGCCGGAGCCTCCGAAACAACTATTGAAGGTTTACCTAACGGGTTTAATAATACCTCAGGCGTTACTTACGGGGGAAATGACGCCGCGCATAGTTCCGGAAACCTTGAGTACGTATCCATCCGCTTTACCGGTTCTGAAACATCACCCGGCGAAGAGATACAGGGACTAACGCTGGGCGGCGTCGGAAGCGGGACCACCATTGAGAACATCGACATTTTTGTTTCCAGTGACGACGGTATCGAGATCTTTGGCGGTACCGTTAACATTAAAAATATCAGCGTCGTCTTTGCTGAAGATGACAGTTATGATTTCGACCTTGGCTGGAAAGGCTACGGACAATTTTTATTCGCCCTGCAGCGTGCTGACGCCGCGGATCACGGAGGAGAGTGGGACGGCGCGGATCCGGATGATGCGCCGCTTTATACGACTGCAAGAATTTATAATGCCACCTTTATCGGTAAAGGGGCAGCAGGGGAAGTAGAAGCCGGAAACGCTGCCATATTAATGCGCGAAGGCGGAGCCCTTTCGGTCTATAACAGTATTATTGCCGACTTTAACAGGAAAGGTATCCAGGTGGAAGACCTGGCCAAAGAAGGCGATGCTTTTGACCGGCTTGTTAACGAGGGCGAAAATGCCATTGGCAACAATCTTTGGTTTACCCTGCAATCCGGTTCCATGGATGACCTGGTACTGCCGACAGAAGAAGGCCGCGCCGATGACGGGGCCCAATTGACGGCGTACCTGAAGAATAACGCAAATGTATGGGCCGATCCTCAGCTGGGCGGCATTAGCCGGGACTTTGACAGTAAGGGCCTGGATCCACGCCCTGCAGCAGCGGAAGCGAAGGGCAATGTATTTGTTCCTTCCGAACCGGGAGTTAGCCCGGCTGCTTACAAGGGGGCGTTTGATCCCGCCGGGGAACTGTGGATTGCCGGCTGGTCGTCTCCCGCCAAATTCGGGATATTGAAATAGTGAACTTTTTGCAATAATTCAGGAAGGGGAGGCTTTGTTAAGTCTCCCCTTCTTACTTAATAATAAGTTAATCATTTATTAAAGAAGCGGTAAATCGGGACGCCTAGCTTTGCCTGCAAATTAAATTATCATGAATAAATGGATTTTGTTCTTGTTAGCGTTCGCAGGTTTTACTACCACTGCATATGCCCAGCAGGGCACACTTACGGGTGTGGTGGTGGACGGAGCTTCGGGTGAGACGCTGATTGGCGTTAACATAACAATACCGGAGGCAAATGCTGGCCTTGCAACAGACCTGGATGGTAAGTATAATATTCAACTGGCCCCGGGCACCTATACACTGGAAGCTTCTTTTATCGCTTATCAGACTAAGGTCATAAAGGAAATTGTCATTAAGACGGGAGAGGTCACCAGGGTTGATATTCCGCTCACCCAGGAAAGCCTGGAATTGCAGCAGGTGATCGTTACCGCCAGTTCCGTGGATAACAGCGAGGTTTCCATGCTGCGGCTACAGAAGAATTCGCTTTCTATCCAGGATGGAATATCTGCCCAGGAGATTAACAAGATCGGTTTCAGCAATTCGGCCGAGTCAATGAAAAGGATCACGGGCGCAGCCATTGAAGATGGAAAATTTATCGTGATGCGCGGACTCGCGGACCGCTACAGTATTGCCACGATGAACGGCGTGGTATTGCCAAGCACCACTCCCTACCGGAACAGCACCAGTATGGACCTGATCCCAAGCACCATGCTGGACAATATAGTGGTGAAAAAAACCTTTACGCCGGACCTTCCTGGGAATTTTACGGGCGGGGCGGTGGACATTTCCACAAAATCGCTTCCTGATGCATTTTACCTGAATATTGGACTCTCAGCCAGCTTTAACGATCAGACTACATTCAATGACAATTTCCTCAGGGATCCTGTGGAAGGCAAGTATGACTGGTTGGGTTATGACGACGGTTCCCGTAAAATACCGGATATTTTGCTGAATAATGAAATGCTCACCAGCCTGGGCGGGGCCATCAATGACATCAGGAGCAACCCGGAAGATCAGCAGCTGATCAATCGTTTTAACTCCACCATGCAAGCCCTGGCTGGCCGCGGATTCTCCGTTAACAGACATTCCCCGGGACTCAATAAGGGAATCAATTTTTCCGTGGGTAACCGGTTAAGGCTGAAGGACGGAAGGTCTCTGGGTTATAATTTAGGGATTAACTATAAACAGGATCATGCCCAGTATGATAACAGGGTGGTGAATAATTATACCGCCAGGATGGATTTTGACAACAGGATGGTCCCGTATCTTTTAAGTAATGGAACTGAGAGCGTTACAGGATCTAACCTGGGAGGA is a window from the Anseongella ginsenosidimutans genome containing:
- a CDS encoding T9SS C-terminal target domain-containing protein; the protein is MLKNYLSMLVLGALVLALPACNDDDDGFTPPPSGEAHPFAEDAAAIAGDKAVILYEPVTADRTLSSDSVYFLDGFVFVNSGTLTIEPGTVIMAFESPSAWAENVNPGITSSTLIVTREAKINAVGTEDAPIIFTSVEDQEALDGTVNLTPTSSGLWSGLIVLGKAPIHKAGASETTIEGLPNGFNNTSGVTYGGNDAAHSSGNLEYVSIRFTGSETSPGEEIQGLTLGGVGSGTTIENIDIFVSSDDGIEIFGGTVNIKNISVVFAEDDSYDFDLGWKGYGQFLFALQRADAADHGGEWDGADPDDAPLYTTARIYNATFIGKGAAGEVEAGNAAILMREGGALSVYNSIIADFNRKGIQVEDLAKEGDAFDRLVNEGENAIGNNLWFTLQSGSMDDLVLPTEEGRADDGAQLTAYLKNNANVWADPQLGGISRDFDSKGLDPRPAAAEAKGNVFVPSEPGVSPAAYKGAFDPAGELWIAGWSSPAKFGILK